In a single window of the Elaeis guineensis isolate ETL-2024a chromosome 4, EG11, whole genome shotgun sequence genome:
- the LOC140850991 gene encoding sphingoid long-chain bases kinase 1-like isoform X1, with amino-acid sequence MNGRRSQRGTGQHSSPTVFPEKRSKTKSLKTSDATVANEDPEKVKAHEHRIDIGDEKSDLLGYEVFCGKLALDKKAKVTSTDEGMRSGTGNSDSINARLTSKALVWGSHILRLEDVISVSQNAGLRHFTVHAYPVRKRSCGLSCFLKPHRIRMDVRFLAPTSEEAIQWVSGFADQQCFINCSPHPMASSKKQASDIVASEPLFDQPRIKCKSFPKVLVILNPRSGHGRSSKTFYGKVEPIFKLAGFMMEVVNTKYAGHAKELASTVDFSTCPDGIICVGGDGIVNEVLNGLLSRSDQKEAISIPIGIIPAGSDNSLVWTVLGVRDPISAAIAIVKGGLTAADVFAVEWLQTGVIHFGTTVTYFGFVSDVLEFSEKYQKRFGPLRYFVAGFLKFLCLPKYHFELEYLPMTKDAADSAGKVLEDQEKIDMSDLYTEISQRSKTEGIPRASSLSSIDSIMTPSRMSGADFDTSSSTLASTEPSEYVRGLDPRSKRLSLGRNNLVAEPEEVLHPQHHLSSNPNWPRTRSKSRTDKGWSGLTTANDSRGPWAATALYDKEDISSTVSDPGPIWDSEPKWDTEPKWDTEPNWETENPIELPGPPDDKEIGIKKELVPNLEEKWVVKKGRFLGVLICNHSCRTVQSLSSQVVAPKAEHDDNSLDLLLVNGSGRMRLFRFFVCLQFGRHLSLPYVEYVKVKAVKVRSGINTHNGCGIDGELLRVKGQVLCSLLPEQCRLIGRPARDRL; translated from the exons ATGAATGGCAGGCGTTCTCAAAGAGGAACTGGGCAGCATTCTTCTCCAACTGTTTTTCCAGAAAAAAGAAGTAAGACCAAATCTTTGAAGACAAGTGATGCCACTGTTGCCAATGAAGACCCTGAAAAGGTAAAGGCACATGAGCACAGAATAGATATTGGAGATGAGAAGTCTGATCTGTTAGGTTATGAGGTTTTCTGTGGGAAGCTTGCTCTTGATAAGAAAGCTAAAGTAACGAGTACTGATGAGGGGATGAGGTCAGGAACTGGAAACTCTGATAGCATCAATGCAAGACTTACAAGCAAAGCCCTGGTCTGGGGTTCTCATATtctaagacttgaggatgtcataTCT GTGTCACAAAATGCTGGTCTGCGGCATTTTACTGTACATGCATATCCTGTTAGAAAGAGGTCTTGTGGACTTTCTTGTTTTCTGAAGCCACATAGAATTAGAATGGACGTCCGCTTCCTGGCTCCTACTTCAGAGGAAGCTATTCAGTGGGTTAGCGGCTTTGCAGATCAGCAGTGCTTTATAAATTGCTCACCTCATCCCATGGCATCCAGTAAGAAGCAGGCTTCTGATATTGTTGCAAGTGAGCCTCTGTTCGATCAACCACGCATCAAATGTAAAAGTTTTCCGAAGGTACTTGTAATATTGAATCCTCGATCCGGACATGGTCGGTCAAGTAAAACTTTCTATGGCAAAGTGGAACCAATTTTCAAG CTGGCAGGCTTTATGATGGAGGTAGTTAATACAAAATATGCAGGTCATGCAAAAGAGCTTGCTTCTACTGTTGATTTCAGCACATGCCCGGATG GAATTATATGCGTTGGTGGTGATGGAATTGTGAATGAG GTGCTTAATGGTCTTCTTAGCAGAAGTGATCAGAAGGAAGCAATTTCCATTCCTATTGGCATAATTCCTGCTGGTTCTGACAATTCACTTGTTTGGACTGTTCTGGGAGTTAGAGATCCGATTTCTGCTGCTATAGCTATCGTGAAG GGGGGCTTGACTGCTGCAGATGTTTTTGCCGTTGAATGGCTTCAGACTGGCGTTATCCATTTTGGCACAACTGTTACATACTTTGGTTTTGTCAGTGATG TTTTGGAATTCTCTGAGAAATATCAGAAACGTTTTGGTCCCTTACGGTACTTTGTGGCTGGTTTTCTTAAATTTCTATGCCTGCCTAAGTACCACTTTGAATTGGAATATCTTCCAATGACGAAGGATGCAGCAGACTCTGCAGGAAAAGTTTTAGAAGATCAAGAGAAAATTGATATGTCAGACCTCTACACAGAAATATCACAGAGGTCAAAAACTGAAGGCATCCCCAGGGCTTCCAGTTTATCCAGTATTGATTCAATTATGACTCCTAGTAGGATGTCTGGGGCTGACTTTGACACTTCAAGTAGCACCCTTGCAAGCACTGAGCCATCTGAGTATGTACGTGGTCTTGATCCCAGATCAAAGCGTTTATCCCTAGGGAGAAACAATTTAGTGGCTGAACCTGAAGAAGTCCTCCATCCCCAGCATCACCTTTCGTCCAACCCCAACTGGCCAAGGACTAGGTCAAAGTCGCGGACGGATAAAGGTTGGTCTGGCTTGACTACAGCAAATGATTCTAGGGGTCCTTGGGCAGCCACGGCATTGTATGACAAAGAAGATATTTCATCAACAGTATCTGATCCTGGACCTATTTGGGACTCTGAACCGAAGTGGGATACGGAGCCAAAGTGGGATACTGAACCAAACTGGGAAACTGAGAATCCCATTGAGCTGCCAGGGCCACCTGATGACAAAGAGATAGGGATAAAGAAGGAACTCGTTCCAAACTTAGAGGAGAAGTGGGTAGTTAAGAAGGGGAGATTTCTTGGCGTCTTGATATGCAACCATTCATGCAGGACTGTCCAGAGTTTGAGTTCCCAGGTTGTTGCACCGAAAGCTGAGCATGATGATAACAGTTTGGACTTGCTATTGGTCAATGGAAGTGGGAGAATGCGGTTGTTTAGATTTTTTGTGTGCCTGCAATTTGGTCGGCATCTTTCTTTGCCCTATGTGGAGTATGTCAAG GTAAAAGCAGTGAAGGTTAGGTCTGGAATAAATACTCATAATGGCTGTGGTATTGACGGGGAACTTCTTCGTGTAAAAGGACAGGTCCTGTGTTCTCTGCTTCCAGAGCAATGCAGGCTGATTGGCCGTCCTGCCAGAGATCGTTTATAA
- the LOC140850991 gene encoding sphingoid long-chain bases kinase 1-like isoform X2 — MNGRRSQRGTGQHSSPTVFPEKRSKTKSLKTSDATVANEDPEKVKAHEHRIDIGDEKSDLLGYEVFCGKLALDKKAKVTSTDEGMRSGTGNSDSINARLTSKALVWGSHILRLEDVISVSQNAGLRHFTVHAYPVRKRSCGLSCFLKPHRIRMDVRFLAPTSEEAIQWVSGFADQQCFINCSPHPMASSKKQASDIVASEPLFDQPRIKCKSFPKVLVILNPRSGHGRSSKTFYGKVEPIFKLAGFMMEVVNTKYAGHAKELASTVDFSTCPDGIICVGGDGIVNEVLNGLLSRSDQKEAISIPIGIIPAGSDNSLVWTVLGVRDPISAAIAIVKGGLTAADVFAVEWLQTGVIHFGTTVTYFGFVSDVLEFSEKYQKRFGPLRYFVAGFLKFLCLPKYHFELEYLPMTKDAADSAGKVLEDQEKIDMSDLYTEISQRSKTEGIPRASSLSSIDSIMTPSRMSGADFDTSSSTLASTEPSEYVRGLDPRSKRLSLGRNNLVAEPEEVLHPQHHLSSNPNWPRTRSKSRTDKGWSGLTTANDSRGPWAATALYDKEDISSTVSDPGPIWDSEPKWDTEPKWDTEPNWETENPIELPGPPDDKEIGIKKELVPNLEEKWVVKKGRFLGVLICNHSCRTVQSLSSQVVAPKAEHDDNSLDLLLVNGSGRMRLFRFFVCLQFGRHLSLPYVEYVKVLYCCFPFGKSSEG, encoded by the exons ATGAATGGCAGGCGTTCTCAAAGAGGAACTGGGCAGCATTCTTCTCCAACTGTTTTTCCAGAAAAAAGAAGTAAGACCAAATCTTTGAAGACAAGTGATGCCACTGTTGCCAATGAAGACCCTGAAAAGGTAAAGGCACATGAGCACAGAATAGATATTGGAGATGAGAAGTCTGATCTGTTAGGTTATGAGGTTTTCTGTGGGAAGCTTGCTCTTGATAAGAAAGCTAAAGTAACGAGTACTGATGAGGGGATGAGGTCAGGAACTGGAAACTCTGATAGCATCAATGCAAGACTTACAAGCAAAGCCCTGGTCTGGGGTTCTCATATtctaagacttgaggatgtcataTCT GTGTCACAAAATGCTGGTCTGCGGCATTTTACTGTACATGCATATCCTGTTAGAAAGAGGTCTTGTGGACTTTCTTGTTTTCTGAAGCCACATAGAATTAGAATGGACGTCCGCTTCCTGGCTCCTACTTCAGAGGAAGCTATTCAGTGGGTTAGCGGCTTTGCAGATCAGCAGTGCTTTATAAATTGCTCACCTCATCCCATGGCATCCAGTAAGAAGCAGGCTTCTGATATTGTTGCAAGTGAGCCTCTGTTCGATCAACCACGCATCAAATGTAAAAGTTTTCCGAAGGTACTTGTAATATTGAATCCTCGATCCGGACATGGTCGGTCAAGTAAAACTTTCTATGGCAAAGTGGAACCAATTTTCAAG CTGGCAGGCTTTATGATGGAGGTAGTTAATACAAAATATGCAGGTCATGCAAAAGAGCTTGCTTCTACTGTTGATTTCAGCACATGCCCGGATG GAATTATATGCGTTGGTGGTGATGGAATTGTGAATGAG GTGCTTAATGGTCTTCTTAGCAGAAGTGATCAGAAGGAAGCAATTTCCATTCCTATTGGCATAATTCCTGCTGGTTCTGACAATTCACTTGTTTGGACTGTTCTGGGAGTTAGAGATCCGATTTCTGCTGCTATAGCTATCGTGAAG GGGGGCTTGACTGCTGCAGATGTTTTTGCCGTTGAATGGCTTCAGACTGGCGTTATCCATTTTGGCACAACTGTTACATACTTTGGTTTTGTCAGTGATG TTTTGGAATTCTCTGAGAAATATCAGAAACGTTTTGGTCCCTTACGGTACTTTGTGGCTGGTTTTCTTAAATTTCTATGCCTGCCTAAGTACCACTTTGAATTGGAATATCTTCCAATGACGAAGGATGCAGCAGACTCTGCAGGAAAAGTTTTAGAAGATCAAGAGAAAATTGATATGTCAGACCTCTACACAGAAATATCACAGAGGTCAAAAACTGAAGGCATCCCCAGGGCTTCCAGTTTATCCAGTATTGATTCAATTATGACTCCTAGTAGGATGTCTGGGGCTGACTTTGACACTTCAAGTAGCACCCTTGCAAGCACTGAGCCATCTGAGTATGTACGTGGTCTTGATCCCAGATCAAAGCGTTTATCCCTAGGGAGAAACAATTTAGTGGCTGAACCTGAAGAAGTCCTCCATCCCCAGCATCACCTTTCGTCCAACCCCAACTGGCCAAGGACTAGGTCAAAGTCGCGGACGGATAAAGGTTGGTCTGGCTTGACTACAGCAAATGATTCTAGGGGTCCTTGGGCAGCCACGGCATTGTATGACAAAGAAGATATTTCATCAACAGTATCTGATCCTGGACCTATTTGGGACTCTGAACCGAAGTGGGATACGGAGCCAAAGTGGGATACTGAACCAAACTGGGAAACTGAGAATCCCATTGAGCTGCCAGGGCCACCTGATGACAAAGAGATAGGGATAAAGAAGGAACTCGTTCCAAACTTAGAGGAGAAGTGGGTAGTTAAGAAGGGGAGATTTCTTGGCGTCTTGATATGCAACCATTCATGCAGGACTGTCCAGAGTTTGAGTTCCCAGGTTGTTGCACCGAAAGCTGAGCATGATGATAACAGTTTGGACTTGCTATTGGTCAATGGAAGTGGGAGAATGCGGTTGTTTAGATTTTTTGTGTGCCTGCAATTTGGTCGGCATCTTTCTTTGCCCTATGTGGAGTATGTCAAGGTACTCTACTGCTGCTTTCCTTTTG GTAAAAGCAGTGAAGGTTAG